Proteins encoded together in one Orrella marina window:
- the mreC gene encoding rod shape-determining protein MreC: protein MSASVNLELFRRRVPAEVKLVFLVILSLVLLVLDVHSRYTEPVRQGLSVVMYPFQRVVMLPRDAVTVIQDYSNAAALLKQESEALQRQRIELAQVIANAAQLGTENAQLRRLLGVVEGKPTHPTVVVQVLYEPATPYQRRLVFNKGGRDGIQPGMPVIDEGGLVGQVIRVTPFTSEAALLTDEQLAVPVQVLRNGLRLIAFGSPGNGKVEVRYFSSDADIRQGDVLVTSGVGGAFPSGISVGTVESVERDSSSGFAKAVAQPTAYPERYRHFLILKVPGLEELTASQQETEDSADPTSVTPNEGSSNAVTPAN from the coding sequence ATGTCAGCTTCAGTCAATCTTGAGCTCTTCAGGCGTCGAGTGCCGGCTGAGGTCAAGCTTGTATTTCTGGTGATCCTTTCACTGGTGCTACTTGTCCTGGACGTACACTCACGCTATACAGAACCTGTCAGGCAAGGCCTGAGCGTCGTGATGTATCCGTTTCAGCGGGTTGTGATGCTCCCTCGCGATGCCGTCACTGTTATCCAGGATTACTCCAATGCTGCGGCTCTGCTCAAGCAGGAAAGCGAGGCGCTCCAGCGTCAGCGAATCGAACTCGCGCAGGTGATCGCCAATGCCGCACAGCTGGGAACCGAGAACGCGCAGCTGCGGCGGTTGCTCGGTGTGGTTGAGGGTAAGCCCACACATCCGACTGTCGTGGTGCAGGTGTTGTATGAGCCCGCGACACCGTATCAACGGCGGCTGGTCTTCAACAAGGGCGGCCGGGATGGTATTCAGCCTGGCATGCCGGTCATTGATGAGGGCGGGCTTGTCGGGCAGGTCATCAGAGTGACCCCATTTACGTCCGAGGCCGCGTTGTTGACCGATGAGCAACTCGCGGTACCCGTGCAGGTTCTTAGAAACGGATTGCGCCTGATTGCCTTCGGCTCTCCGGGCAACGGTAAGGTCGAAGTCCGGTACTTTTCATCTGATGCAGACATCAGACAGGGAGATGTACTGGTTACCAGCGGTGTGGGGGGGGCTTTCCCATCGGGTATCTCGGTGGGTACAGTCGAGTCGGTGGAGCGAGACTCGTCATCGGGGTTTGCCAAGGCCGTCGCCCAGCCGACGGCCTATCCAGAGAGATACAGGCATTTTCTGATACTGAAAGTGCCTGGCCTTGAGGAGCTGACTGCGTCTCAACAAGAGACGGAAGATAGCGCCGACCCGACATCTGTGACACCAAACGAGGGTTCATCGAATGCAGTCACGCCAGCGAATTGA
- the metW gene encoding methionine biosynthesis protein MetW yields the protein MNNRLRPDLLRIAQWVDPGSRALDLGCGDGALLEHLKLTRNVTGVGVEIDDDRVLASTQRGVDVLQQNLEEGLALFSDQCFDTVVLSQTLQSMHKTEHILLEMARVARYGIVSFPNFGYFPHGISLLRGRMPVTGQMPYAWYNTPNIHLCTIKDFEDLATKLGLQILERATYGPKSEVKWLAGWRATLALYRFTSKSFT from the coding sequence ATGAATAACCGCCTTCGCCCCGACTTGTTGAGAATTGCCCAGTGGGTTGATCCGGGTTCGCGCGCGCTGGATCTTGGGTGTGGGGATGGCGCGCTTCTCGAACATCTGAAGCTCACACGCAATGTGACTGGCGTCGGTGTGGAGATCGATGATGATCGGGTGCTGGCCAGCACCCAGCGCGGCGTGGATGTGCTTCAGCAGAACCTTGAGGAAGGTCTTGCTCTGTTTTCTGATCAATGCTTTGACACGGTGGTGCTGTCCCAGACCCTTCAGTCGATGCACAAGACTGAGCATATTCTGCTCGAAATGGCCCGGGTTGCGCGCTACGGTATCGTTTCGTTCCCAAATTTCGGGTATTTTCCGCACGGCATTTCTCTGCTGCGCGGGCGTATGCCCGTCACTGGACAGATGCCATACGCCTGGTACAACACGCCCAACATTCATTTGTGCACAATCAAGGACTTCGAGGATCTCGCCACAAAACTGGGGCTGCAGATTCTGGAGCGAGCGACCTACGGTCCCAAATCTGAAGTGAAGTGGCTCGCCGGATGGCGCGCGACGCTAGCCCTGTACCGGTTTACTTCAAAGTCTTTCACCTAG
- a CDS encoding universal stress protein yields MASQSTTASGPILLITDLSPRCDRALDRAVSLARHHNVKLIALHVIEPSFLSRLILPSWATVHKQHQEVAQQRLADDLKGADVELEVLVEIGYPIDVIKDVTQSHHCSMIVSGTARDESLGRIMLGSTVERVAREAETPLLVVRNRPDATYHHVLSGTDFSGSSRHALQTAATLIPFEMMTVFHSFDEVAGVRDLDQATIDERTRHLQKEAEDFVKQTEGLDPQKLPATVVEFGAPGQTIPRFVQEHHIELVVLGTHGATGILKTAMGSIAEQLLTLLRCDVLIVRAKRS; encoded by the coding sequence ATGGCTTCGCAATCTACTACCGCTAGCGGTCCGATCCTTCTGATCACCGATCTCAGTCCACGCTGTGACCGCGCTCTGGATCGGGCAGTCAGTCTGGCCAGACATCACAACGTGAAGCTGATTGCTCTTCACGTCATTGAGCCCTCGTTTCTGAGTCGGCTCATTCTTCCGTCCTGGGCGACGGTACACAAACAGCATCAGGAAGTGGCTCAGCAAAGGCTGGCCGACGACCTCAAAGGTGCTGATGTCGAACTCGAGGTTCTGGTCGAGATTGGCTATCCCATTGATGTGATCAAGGATGTCACACAGAGTCATCACTGCTCGATGATTGTCTCAGGCACAGCCAGAGATGAGTCCCTTGGCCGAATCATGCTCGGCAGCACCGTAGAACGCGTGGCACGTGAAGCAGAGACTCCTCTTCTGGTTGTGAGAAACCGCCCGGACGCAACCTATCATCACGTGCTTTCCGGAACCGACTTCTCAGGCAGCTCACGCCACGCACTGCAGACCGCAGCCACACTGATTCCATTCGAGATGATGACGGTGTTCCACAGCTTTGACGAAGTGGCTGGTGTGCGCGATCTTGACCAGGCGACGATCGATGAACGAACCCGTCATCTGCAAAAGGAGGCAGAGGACTTTGTGAAGCAGACAGAGGGACTTGACCCACAAAAACTGCCTGCGACGGTTGTCGAATTTGGCGCTCCCGGACAGACGATTCCCCGTTTTGTTCAGGAACATCACATCGAACTGGTGGTGCTGGGCACGCATGGCGCGACAGGGATTCTCAAAACTGCGATGGGCAGTATTGCAGAGCAATTGCTGACACTGCTGCGCTGCGATGTTCTGATCGTCAGAGCGAAACGCAGCTGA
- the pyrE gene encoding orotate phosphoribosyltransferase: MPNNPPSYDRETFVRFALQEGVLKFGRFLTKSGRYSPYFFNAGLFNTGASVGRLGQFYAHALIESGLPFDMLFGPAYKGIPLATATAMALAQVAQANVGSVPFAFNRKEAKDHGEGGLLVGAPLQGRVVIVDDVITAGTSVRESVDIIRAQGAEPAGVLIALDRMERAGPDGDLTPGSAVQDVEQRYGLPVIAIADLTDILTLLATDPTFAEHEQAVLTYRDRYGIKDSRSF; this comes from the coding sequence ATGCCTAACAATCCACCATCGTATGACCGGGAAACTTTTGTGCGCTTCGCGCTGCAAGAAGGTGTGCTCAAGTTCGGCCGGTTTCTGACCAAGTCTGGTCGATACAGTCCATACTTCTTCAATGCCGGATTGTTCAACACGGGAGCCAGTGTCGGACGATTGGGGCAATTTTACGCACATGCCCTGATCGAGTCTGGTTTGCCCTTTGATATGCTGTTTGGCCCAGCCTACAAAGGAATACCGCTGGCGACGGCTACTGCCATGGCGCTGGCGCAAGTTGCGCAGGCAAACGTCGGTTCCGTGCCGTTTGCCTTCAACCGCAAAGAAGCCAAAGATCACGGTGAAGGCGGCTTGCTGGTTGGTGCGCCGCTACAAGGTCGTGTCGTCATTGTCGATGACGTCATCACGGCCGGCACTTCGGTGCGCGAGTCGGTCGATATCATTCGTGCGCAGGGAGCTGAGCCGGCTGGTGTGTTGATTGCGCTCGACCGGATGGAACGCGCAGGGCCTGATGGCGACCTGACACCCGGATCCGCCGTGCAGGATGTCGAGCAAAGGTATGGCCTGCCTGTCATCGCCATCGCGGACCTCACCGACATCCTGACCTTGCTTGCAACCGATCCGACCTTTGCCGAGCACGAGCAGGCGGTGCTGACGTATCGCGACCGGTACGGTATTAAAGACAGCCGTTCGTTCTGA
- the gatA gene encoding Asp-tRNA(Asn)/Glu-tRNA(Gln) amidotransferase subunit GatA, producing MMKTALNSFTGIRDLGAAFAARKLSAVELAQQLLQDIESQQSLNAFVDTNADLTLDQARSAEQIKHDNPDNLLAGVPLAHKDIFVTQGWRTTAGSKMLQNYTSPFNATVVDSLKNVGTVCLGKVSCDEFAMGSGNEHCVFGPVLNPWDPDVVPGGSSGGSAAAVAAGLVMAATGTDTGGSVRQPAALCGISGIKPTYGMVSRFGMIAYASSLDQAGVLARSADDLALLLDSISVFDERDATSIQKCHGQANAPGRILSHYQGLLDSADPRQPLKGLRIGVPREYFDDGLDAGVGQAVQEGIDQLVGLGATRVDISLPNTRLCIPAYYVIAPAEASSNLARYDAVRYGHRTQHYKDLEQMQARSRTEGFGDEVRKRIMIGTYVLSHGYYDAYYLQAQKLRRMIAQDFNQALTEQCDLILGPVSPTVAPAIGSQTSDPTAEWLGDIYTLGVNLAGLPAMSIPCGFAKGHRGQDLPVGLQLIGHYFDEGRLLAVATQFQQHTDWHQRRPGVSQ from the coding sequence TTGATGAAAACAGCTCTCAACTCATTTACCGGAATCCGGGATCTCGGCGCGGCGTTTGCCGCACGCAAGCTGAGTGCCGTAGAACTCGCCCAGCAACTTTTGCAGGATATCGAATCCCAGCAATCCCTGAACGCATTCGTAGACACCAATGCAGATCTGACGCTTGATCAGGCCCGATCCGCGGAACAGATCAAGCACGACAACCCTGACAATCTGCTGGCCGGCGTCCCGCTTGCCCACAAAGACATCTTCGTGACGCAAGGCTGGCGCACAACCGCGGGCAGCAAGATGCTGCAGAACTACACAAGTCCGTTCAACGCTACTGTTGTCGATTCACTAAAAAACGTGGGCACCGTCTGCCTCGGCAAAGTCAGCTGCGACGAGTTTGCGATGGGATCGGGTAACGAACACTGCGTGTTTGGCCCAGTACTGAATCCCTGGGATCCTGACGTGGTTCCAGGCGGTTCTTCTGGCGGTTCGGCAGCGGCAGTTGCGGCAGGGCTTGTCATGGCAGCAACTGGCACCGACACGGGCGGCTCGGTCAGACAGCCGGCAGCCCTGTGCGGTATCAGCGGAATCAAACCGACTTATGGCATGGTTTCGCGTTTCGGGATGATCGCCTACGCATCCAGCCTGGACCAGGCGGGCGTGCTCGCGCGCAGCGCGGATGATCTGGCACTGCTGCTCGACTCGATAAGCGTGTTTGACGAGCGGGATGCAACCTCGATCCAGAAGTGTCATGGACAGGCTAACGCACCCGGCCGCATCCTTTCCCACTACCAGGGTCTGCTCGATTCTGCAGACCCCCGGCAACCGCTCAAAGGGTTGCGCATCGGAGTTCCTCGCGAATATTTCGACGACGGACTCGACGCTGGCGTTGGGCAAGCCGTCCAGGAAGGCATTGATCAGCTGGTCGGACTCGGAGCAACCCGGGTCGACATTTCCCTGCCCAACACCCGGCTGTGCATTCCTGCCTATTACGTGATCGCCCCAGCCGAGGCCTCCAGCAACCTGGCTCGCTATGATGCGGTACGCTACGGGCACCGAACCCAGCATTACAAGGACCTTGAGCAGATGCAGGCAAGGTCCAGGACCGAAGGGTTTGGCGACGAAGTCCGCAAGCGAATCATGATCGGCACCTACGTTCTCTCTCACGGTTACTACGACGCCTACTACCTGCAGGCGCAGAAGCTACGCAGGATGATTGCCCAGGACTTCAATCAGGCCCTCACCGAGCAGTGTGATCTTATTCTGGGGCCTGTAAGCCCGACCGTCGCGCCGGCCATTGGCAGCCAGACATCAGACCCGACCGCCGAATGGCTTGGGGACATCTACACCCTCGGCGTGAACCTCGCTGGACTGCCTGCCATGTCGATTCCCTGCGGCTTTGCAAAAGGCCATCGGGGCCAGGATCTGCCGGTAGGTCTGCAGCTGATCGGTCATTATTTTGATGAAGGCAGGTTGCTTGCTGTGGCAACGCAGTTTCAGCAACACACAGACTGGCATCAGCGTCGCCCGGGAGTCAGCCAATGA
- a CDS encoding rod shape-determining protein, translating to MFGFLRSYFSSDMAIDLGTANTLIYVRGKGIVLDEPSVVAIRHEGGAGGRRIIQAVGRDAKQMLGRVPGNIEAIRPMKDGVIADFTVTEQMLKQFIRMVHPRNMLAPSPRIIVCVPCGSTQVERRAIRESALGAGASQVYLIEEPMAAAIGAGLNVSDASGSMVVDIGGGTTEVAVISLGGMVYKGSVRVGGDKFDEAIVNYIRRNYGMLIGEPTAELIKKEIGSAFPGSEVREIEVKGRNLAEGVPRSFTVSSNEILESLTDPLNQIVSAVKIALENTPPELGADITDKGIALTGGGALLADLDRLLQEETGLPVVVAEDPLTCVVRGCGDALEHLEQLGAIFIDD from the coding sequence ATGTTTGGATTCCTTCGTAGCTATTTTTCCAGCGACATGGCGATTGACCTCGGTACGGCCAATACGCTGATCTACGTTCGTGGCAAAGGGATCGTGCTGGACGAGCCATCTGTGGTCGCAATCCGGCACGAAGGTGGTGCAGGTGGACGTCGAATCATTCAGGCTGTCGGACGAGATGCCAAGCAGATGCTTGGTCGTGTCCCTGGCAACATTGAGGCCATTCGTCCCATGAAGGACGGCGTGATTGCCGACTTCACCGTGACCGAACAGATGCTCAAGCAGTTCATCCGCATGGTCCACCCCCGCAACATGCTGGCCCCCAGCCCCCGGATCATCGTTTGTGTGCCGTGTGGTTCGACGCAGGTCGAGCGCCGGGCCATTCGTGAGTCGGCGCTCGGTGCCGGTGCCAGCCAGGTCTACCTGATCGAGGAACCGATGGCGGCTGCCATAGGCGCCGGATTGAATGTTTCCGATGCGAGCGGTTCCATGGTGGTCGACATTGGCGGTGGCACGACCGAAGTGGCAGTCATTTCTCTTGGTGGCATGGTTTACAAGGGTTCTGTCCGAGTCGGTGGTGACAAGTTCGATGAGGCGATTGTGAACTACATTCGCCGGAACTATGGCATGCTTATCGGCGAGCCGACTGCCGAGCTGATCAAAAAGGAAATCGGTTCTGCATTTCCAGGATCCGAAGTCCGGGAGATCGAGGTTAAAGGCCGGAATCTTGCAGAAGGGGTGCCGCGCAGCTTCACAGTCTCCTCAAACGAGATTCTCGAGTCCCTGACCGATCCGCTCAACCAGATCGTTTCGGCTGTCAAGATTGCGCTGGAGAATACGCCTCCGGAACTCGGTGCGGATATCACGGACAAGGGCATAGCGCTCACTGGTGGTGGCGCACTGTTGGCCGATCTGGATCGTCTGCTTCAGGAAGAGACCGGACTACCTGTCGTAGTCGCCGAGGACCCTCTCACATGCGTGGTGCGTGGGTGCGGTGATGCGCTTGAGCATCTGGAGCAGCTTGGCGCCATCTTCATCGACGACTGA
- a CDS encoding exodeoxyribonuclease III translates to MLRVTSINVNGLRSAFRKGLADWLAINRADVVCLQELKAHAQDLDESLTDPAPYTGHFHFAQKKGYSGVGLYLNAQAEQVHPGIGIPEFDHEGRLIVARWPGLTIASAYLPSGSSGDERQAVKMRFLDAFLPWLEDRMKEHRESGQELIVCGDWNIAHKEIDLKNWRGNRKNSGFLPEERAWLDRIFEEIGLVDVFRKLEPGEDQYTWWSNRGQAWAKNVGWRIDYQIATPGIAGKASNPKIYKDERFSDHAPLTIDYDWQLPVI, encoded by the coding sequence GTGCTTCGTGTGACTTCAATAAACGTTAATGGCCTGCGCAGCGCCTTTCGCAAAGGGCTGGCAGACTGGCTTGCCATCAACCGGGCAGACGTGGTCTGCCTGCAGGAACTCAAGGCACACGCACAGGATCTGGATGAGTCTCTCACCGACCCTGCCCCTTACACCGGGCACTTTCACTTCGCACAGAAGAAGGGCTACAGCGGCGTCGGACTTTACCTGAATGCACAAGCCGAACAGGTACACCCCGGCATCGGTATTCCCGAGTTCGACCACGAAGGAAGGTTGATCGTCGCCCGCTGGCCTGGACTCACCATCGCTAGCGCGTATCTGCCTTCAGGCTCCAGCGGAGATGAACGACAGGCGGTCAAGATGCGATTCCTGGATGCCTTTCTTCCATGGCTGGAAGACCGCATGAAGGAGCACCGCGAAAGCGGGCAGGAATTGATTGTGTGTGGTGACTGGAACATTGCGCACAAGGAGATCGACCTCAAGAACTGGCGTGGCAACCGCAAGAACTCCGGGTTTCTGCCAGAGGAGCGCGCATGGCTTGACCGGATCTTCGAAGAGATCGGCCTGGTCGACGTGTTCCGCAAGCTTGAACCAGGCGAGGATCAGTACACCTGGTGGAGCAACAGAGGGCAGGCCTGGGCCAAAAACGTGGGCTGGCGCATTGACTATCAGATCGCAACACCAGGCATCGCAGGAAAGGCCTCCAACCCAAAGATCTACAAGGACGAAAGATTCTCGGATCACGCTCCCCTGACCATTGACTACGATTGGCAATTGCCAGTGATCTGA
- the gatC gene encoding Asp-tRNA(Asn)/Glu-tRNA(Gln) amidotransferase subunit GatC, which translates to MALTTEDVARIARLARLELSEEQSTLMQTELNQVLDLIETLQSVDTTGVEPLTHPLSALQDIELRLRTDEALPTNSTEARRQLMANAPAQEEGLFLVPRVIE; encoded by the coding sequence ATGGCACTGACAACAGAAGACGTGGCGCGTATTGCCCGCCTTGCCCGTCTCGAACTGAGCGAAGAACAGTCCACTCTGATGCAGACTGAACTCAACCAGGTGCTCGATCTGATCGAAACACTGCAGTCGGTTGACACGACGGGTGTAGAGCCCCTGACACACCCGCTATCGGCACTTCAGGATATCGAACTGCGGCTGAGAACAGATGAGGCACTGCCAACAAACTCCACTGAAGCAAGGCGCCAGCTGATGGCAAACGCGCCCGCACAGGAAGAGGGTCTGTTCCTTGTTCCTCGCGTTATCGAGTAA
- the gatB gene encoding Asp-tRNA(Asn)/Glu-tRNA(Gln) amidotransferase subunit GatB: protein MKWEVVIGLETHVQLATQSKIFSRSSTRYGAAPNTQANEVDMALPGSLPVLNRSAVECAIRLGLAVQADIAPRSIFARKNYFYPDLPKNYQISQYEIPVVSAGVIHCVVDGEPRQFELTRAHLEEDAGKSIHENFTDPAGLACSGIDLNRAGTPLLEIVSEPNMRSAAEAVAYAKALHGLVVWLGICDGNMQEGSFRIDANVSVRPEGQKEFGTRTETKNVNSFRFLERAILYEVERQIDVLESGGTIIQETRLYDADRDETRSMRSKEDAHDYRYFPDPDLPPLVITQEWVDRVRTEMPELPQQMLNRLTADYGLSHADAQQICQDLDTARYFEELVKGLPDGQAKLAANWLMGEVAAALNRDEMELASCPVSPGTLAGLLVRIADGTISNKIAREVFADMWQDGDSANADSIIEKKGLKQISDTAAIGAMVDEVIANHAAIVEEYRAGKQKAFNSLVGQVMKLAKGKANPAQVNELLKQRLDG from the coding sequence ATGAAATGGGAAGTTGTCATCGGCCTGGAAACGCACGTCCAGCTAGCCACTCAAAGCAAGATTTTTTCGCGCAGTTCGACCCGCTATGGTGCAGCCCCAAACACCCAGGCAAACGAAGTCGACATGGCATTACCGGGTTCATTGCCCGTACTGAACCGGTCGGCAGTCGAGTGTGCCATTCGTCTGGGACTGGCGGTTCAGGCTGACATCGCACCGCGATCGATCTTTGCGCGCAAGAACTACTTCTACCCGGATCTGCCCAAGAACTACCAGATCAGCCAGTACGAGATCCCTGTCGTGAGCGCAGGGGTGATACATTGCGTGGTCGATGGTGAGCCACGACAGTTCGAACTCACTCGCGCGCACCTGGAAGAAGATGCGGGCAAATCTATTCACGAGAATTTCACCGACCCTGCGGGCCTGGCCTGCTCGGGCATAGACCTGAATCGTGCAGGCACCCCTCTGCTTGAGATCGTTTCCGAACCCAACATGCGATCAGCCGCTGAAGCCGTCGCATACGCAAAAGCCCTTCACGGACTGGTCGTCTGGCTAGGGATCTGCGATGGCAATATGCAGGAAGGCTCATTCCGGATCGATGCCAATGTATCCGTACGTCCAGAAGGACAGAAGGAGTTTGGCACCCGCACGGAAACCAAGAACGTCAACTCTTTCCGTTTCCTCGAACGTGCCATTCTGTACGAGGTGGAGCGTCAGATTGACGTCCTTGAAAGTGGCGGCACAATCATCCAGGAAACGCGTTTGTACGATGCCGACCGGGACGAGACTCGTAGCATGCGTAGCAAGGAAGATGCACATGACTACCGGTATTTCCCTGATCCGGATCTACCCCCGCTGGTGATCACACAGGAATGGGTCGACCGTGTTCGCACCGAGATGCCCGAGTTACCACAGCAGATGCTGAACCGGCTGACAGCAGATTACGGTCTGTCCCATGCGGATGCGCAGCAGATATGCCAGGACCTGGATACGGCCCGATACTTTGAAGAGCTGGTCAAAGGGCTTCCCGACGGTCAGGCAAAACTTGCCGCCAACTGGCTCATGGGCGAGGTCGCGGCTGCACTGAACAGGGACGAGATGGAGCTGGCGAGTTGTCCGGTTTCCCCCGGCACGCTGGCAGGACTTCTCGTACGGATTGCCGATGGAACCATCTCGAACAAGATTGCCAGAGAGGTGTTTGCCGACATGTGGCAGGACGGCGACTCAGCGAACGCCGATAGCATCATCGAGAAAAAAGGACTCAAGCAGATCAGCGACACCGCAGCGATCGGAGCAATGGTCGATGAAGTCATTGCAAACCATGCCGCCATCGTCGAGGAGTATCGCGCTGGAAAGCAGAAAGCCTTCAACTCGCTGGTTGGCCAGGTCATGAAGCTCGCCAAAGGTAAAGCCAACCCCGCGCAGGTCAACGAACTACTCAAACAACGCCTCGACGGATGA
- a CDS encoding muropeptide transporter, translating to MSIPLSIYVGRRVSPLLFLGFASGLPLALTGGTLQAWATVESVSLQEIGFLTLVGTAYTLKFIWAPLIDRYSPGFLGRRRGWMLITQVLLALGLLVMGQISPATSLGAIAVMAVLVAFLSATQDIAFDAYRTDVLATYERGAGAALSVLGYRLAMLVSGGFALVVADQWLGWSSMYSLMGGLMLLTALATLWAPEPSNPGQAPRSLEEAVTAPLGEFFRRPEAWALLLMIVLYKLGDAFAGALSTTFLIRGAGFSPTEVGTVNKILGLSATILGALFGGALMARLGLFRSLLFFGGLQAVSNLGYWVIAVGPHNVWLMAAGVALENLCGGMGTAAFVALLMGLCKQEFSATQFALLSALSAVGRTYLAGPLTPPLVEKLDWPGFFLVTVLIALPGIWLLWIRRADIERIDMQGMQEDRAN from the coding sequence ATGTCCATTCCGCTGAGTATCTATGTCGGCAGACGGGTCTCTCCTCTGTTGTTTTTAGGGTTTGCAAGTGGATTGCCACTGGCCCTGACCGGTGGAACGCTGCAAGCCTGGGCGACAGTCGAAAGCGTTTCTCTTCAGGAAATCGGCTTTCTGACGCTAGTAGGAACGGCTTACACGCTGAAGTTCATCTGGGCACCTCTGATCGACCGATACTCCCCTGGGTTTCTGGGGCGCAGACGGGGGTGGATGCTCATCACGCAGGTGCTGCTGGCGCTCGGACTGCTTGTGATGGGGCAGATTTCACCGGCGACCTCGCTGGGTGCGATTGCAGTGATGGCGGTGCTGGTGGCGTTTCTGTCCGCGACCCAGGATATTGCGTTCGACGCCTATCGGACAGACGTGCTGGCCACTTATGAACGCGGGGCGGGGGCGGCACTTTCGGTGCTTGGATACCGTCTGGCAATGCTGGTCTCTGGTGGCTTTGCGCTGGTCGTTGCTGATCAGTGGCTAGGCTGGTCGAGTATGTATTCCCTGATGGGCGGTCTGATGTTGCTGACTGCACTCGCAACGTTGTGGGCGCCTGAACCATCTAATCCGGGGCAGGCCCCTCGTTCGCTGGAGGAGGCTGTAACAGCGCCGCTGGGGGAGTTTTTTCGCAGACCAGAGGCTTGGGCACTGCTGCTGATGATTGTTCTTTACAAGCTCGGAGATGCCTTTGCAGGTGCGTTGTCGACAACGTTCCTGATTCGGGGAGCCGGGTTCAGTCCGACCGAGGTCGGTACGGTCAACAAGATACTTGGATTGAGTGCGACTATTCTAGGTGCGCTTTTTGGTGGAGCCTTGATGGCTCGTCTGGGCTTGTTCAGGTCGTTGCTGTTTTTCGGGGGGCTACAGGCTGTCTCAAATCTCGGCTACTGGGTCATCGCCGTGGGACCGCACAACGTATGGCTGATGGCAGCCGGTGTCGCGCTTGAGAACTTGTGTGGCGGAATGGGGACTGCTGCCTTTGTTGCTTTGTTGATGGGGCTGTGCAAGCAGGAGTTTTCTGCGACGCAATTTGCTCTTCTCTCAGCACTCTCAGCGGTCGGTCGTACTTATCTTGCAGGCCCGCTCACACCACCACTGGTTGAGAAGCTGGACTGGCCCGGATTTTTTCTCGTGACCGTGCTGATCGCGCTGCCCGGAATCTGGTTGTTGTGGATCCGGCGGGCAGATATCGAGCGAATCGATATGCAAGGTATGCAAGAGGATCGAGCTAACTGA